A single Sulfurimonas aquatica DNA region contains:
- a CDS encoding trimeric intracellular cation channel family protein, producing MIEYTVILDIIGTIAFSLSGYILAARAKFDILGVMVLTFITAFGGGVVRDLLVDRIPFIFHATYPITIVLVTIIIAYVFKLHKHTKLTDNIIFHLSDSIGLSMFAFTGAIVGFDAGFNLAGVVFLSFLTAVGGGIIRSVIMNEVPFVLTNDFYGTIAIVLGFLVWLCKTFECLNTPSTIALLVFGIVMRLFAIKYQWKLPKLI from the coding sequence ATGATAGAGTATACAGTTATCTTAGATATTATCGGTACCATCGCGTTTAGTCTCTCTGGCTATATCCTAGCCGCACGTGCTAAGTTTGATATATTAGGAGTGATGGTTCTAACATTTATTACCGCTTTTGGTGGGGGTGTAGTTCGTGACCTACTTGTTGATAGAATACCGTTTATATTTCATGCAACGTATCCAATCACTATAGTCCTTGTAACTATAATCATCGCATACGTATTTAAACTGCATAAGCATACAAAACTGACAGACAATATAATCTTTCACTTGAGTGATAGCATAGGTCTGAGCATGTTCGCGTTTACTGGTGCAATAGTCGGTTTTGATGCAGGGTTTAACCTTGCTGGTGTAGTCTTTTTATCATTTTTAACCGCTGTTGGTGGGGGAATTATTCGTAGTGTGATTATGAATGAAGTGCCTTTTGTTTTAACAAATGATTTTTATGGAACTATAGCTATTGTTTTAGGCTTTTTAGTCTGGTTGTGTAAAACTTTTGAGTGCTTGAATACTCCTAGTACTATCGCTCTTTTAGTCTTTGGTATCGTTATGCGACTCTTTGCTATAAAGTATCAATGGAAACTTCCAAAATTAATCTGA
- the glmS gene encoding glutamine--fructose-6-phosphate transaminase (isomerizing) has product MCGIVGYLGEKNSKEILLSGLKELEYRGYDSAGIAVLQDGDFSSYKAIGKLVNLEEKTKDFVTDKFSIGIGHTRWATHGKPTELNAHPHLGESSYVVHNGIIENYAELKKELQESGVTFLSQTDTEVIVHQFEKNLKNTKNAFEAFKNTIKELQGAYAILLVYKGERESIFFAKNGSPMLVGVNKENEKYFASSDTPLIGHCTDVNYFEDGDYGYVTPNELVIFNSDDELQKPHFTKLSTNKLSAQKDGYRFFMEKEIYEQADVITDTLLGRLSVDSVIFDELDKSLFEGINEIKLCACGTSYHSALSASYMFERYSKIKTSVEVASEFRYREPIMTNDTLFIVISQSGETADTLETLKMAKKAGLKTLVICNVDNSSMVRLADSSILTRAGVEKGVASTKAFATQVTIFWMLSLYVAKLKNSLTSDEIASQIHLLREVPASVKVSDAMHEKIKRLSKRYLHGHGFFFIGRDVFYPLALEGALKLKEISYLHAEGYPSGEMKHGPIALADPELFTIALLPQHLLYEKSKSNVEELSARDSTICAISPIEFDKADDYIRTKEHAHYMLEFFEMMVAVQLLSLEISIRLGNDVDMPRNLAKSVTVE; this is encoded by the coding sequence ATGTGTGGAATAGTCGGTTACTTGGGTGAAAAAAATTCTAAAGAGATACTTCTTAGTGGCTTAAAAGAGTTAGAGTATCGTGGGTACGATTCCGCTGGAATCGCAGTACTTCAAGATGGTGACTTTTCGAGTTATAAAGCTATAGGCAAACTAGTAAACTTAGAAGAAAAAACAAAAGATTTTGTCACAGATAAATTTTCTATAGGAATTGGTCACACAAGATGGGCAACACATGGAAAACCAACAGAGTTAAATGCACATCCACATTTAGGTGAGAGCTCTTATGTTGTACATAATGGAATAATCGAGAATTATGCTGAGTTAAAAAAAGAGCTTCAAGAGAGTGGTGTTACTTTTTTAAGCCAAACAGATACAGAAGTTATTGTTCATCAGTTTGAGAAAAATCTTAAAAACACAAAAAATGCATTTGAAGCCTTTAAAAACACTATAAAAGAGCTTCAGGGTGCTTATGCAATTTTACTTGTATATAAAGGTGAGAGGGAGAGTATCTTTTTTGCCAAAAATGGCTCTCCGATGTTAGTTGGAGTTAATAAAGAAAATGAAAAATACTTTGCTTCTTCTGACACTCCTCTTATAGGACACTGTACAGATGTAAACTACTTTGAAGATGGCGACTATGGCTATGTAACTCCTAATGAACTTGTCATTTTTAATTCAGATGACGAACTTCAAAAACCACACTTTACAAAACTCTCAACAAACAAACTCTCAGCTCAAAAAGATGGATATAGATTTTTTATGGAAAAAGAGATTTATGAGCAAGCTGATGTTATAACGGACACGCTTCTAGGGCGCTTAAGTGTGGACAGTGTCATTTTTGATGAGTTGGATAAGTCACTATTTGAGGGGATAAATGAGATAAAACTTTGTGCTTGTGGAACGTCTTATCACTCTGCTCTAAGTGCTTCATATATGTTTGAACGCTACTCTAAAATAAAAACATCTGTTGAAGTAGCTTCAGAGTTTCGTTATAGAGAGCCAATAATGACAAACGACACACTCTTTATTGTCATTTCACAGAGTGGAGAGACTGCCGATACGCTAGAGACTCTAAAGATGGCAAAAAAAGCTGGCCTAAAAACTTTAGTCATTTGTAACGTTGATAACTCTTCAATGGTGCGCCTTGCTGATTCTTCTATTTTAACGCGAGCGGGAGTTGAAAAAGGAGTTGCATCTACAAAAGCCTTTGCTACACAAGTAACGATTTTTTGGATGCTCTCACTTTATGTAGCAAAACTAAAAAATTCCCTAACAAGCGATGAGATAGCTTCACAGATACACCTTCTTCGCGAAGTTCCAGCTTCTGTAAAAGTAAGTGATGCTATGCATGAGAAAATAAAGAGACTCTCTAAACGTTATTTACATGGGCATGGTTTTTTCTTTATTGGTAGAGATGTTTTTTATCCTCTAGCTCTAGAGGGTGCACTTAAGCTAAAAGAGATCTCATATCTCCATGCTGAGGGTTATCCTAGTGGAGAGATGAAGCATGGTCCTATTGCGTTGGCTGACCCTGAACTCTTTACTATTGCCTTACTCCCACAACATCTACTCTATGAAAAATCAAAAAGTAATGTAGAAGAGTTAAGTGCAAGAGATTCTACTATATGTGCAATCAGTCCTATAGAGTTTGACAAAGCAGATGATTATATTAGAACAAAAGAACATGCTCATTATATGTTAGAATTTTTTGAGATGATGGTTGCAGTTCAACTTCTTTCACTTGAGATATCTATCAGATTAGGTAATGATGTTGATATGCCAAGAAATCTAGCAAAAAGTGTTACCGTAGAGTAA
- a CDS encoding GGDEF domain-containing protein codes for MRTKSKLLFIVTLMLLALGGATIINVSLNFREYSIKDAVQRASTTAAIVKDGLTAHMVNGIMDKRQYFLDQISNNNDEVKDLWLVRSEALSKQFGDGFYSETVRDAIDEEVLKTGKMVQKIDESTGNIILRVSIPYTATISGGEANCLKCHDVQRGDTLGAVSISLDITDMRSSGMMTILKILAINILFIIIVLILINHYISPYMQLFSNMQKGIKKAYSGDFTHEFETTVKGDGANIVSQLNTLFHKMQSTFGDIKYNLSTFIPQGCVSSADPLHEAKTIIGELSDIYKFKKTIELDSSKSLVYSRIVDVLKNKYNLLDFTFYEVSVIQNTRKVIYTTKSSICNEEVNNEASLCRAHRTKTDVISTEFTDLCKTCNSRNLEYVCIPFNINEDNALIISIDNLNNDEVSKVNVFIPSIKNYLEAAKPVIESKILMAKLRDTSLRDGMTSLYNRRFLEEFIDTLVNQAHRKDETYSVLMLDVDFFKSVNDTYGHDIGDKVIVEIGKLLKESIREADLAIRYGGEEFVVMLHNADDEGTLKVANLIHSAFSELVFDVGNGETIQKTMSIGISKYPTDGDTIWKCIKFADTALYVAKTTGRNKIVEYTIEMSESDELR; via the coding sequence ATGCGAACAAAATCTAAACTACTCTTCATCGTCACCCTGATGCTCCTAGCACTAGGTGGAGCAACTATCATAAATGTGTCATTAAATTTTCGTGAGTATAGCATCAAAGATGCTGTACAACGTGCAAGTACAACGGCCGCTATAGTTAAAGATGGCTTAACTGCACACATGGTAAATGGTATTATGGACAAACGCCAATACTTTTTAGATCAAATATCAAATAATAATGACGAAGTTAAAGATTTATGGTTAGTGCGTTCAGAAGCTCTATCAAAACAGTTCGGAGATGGCTTTTATAGTGAAACTGTTAGAGACGCGATAGATGAAGAGGTACTCAAAACTGGTAAAATGGTTCAAAAGATAGATGAATCTACAGGTAACATAATTCTAAGAGTATCCATTCCATATACGGCAACTATTAGTGGTGGAGAAGCAAACTGTTTAAAGTGTCATGATGTACAACGTGGGGACACTCTTGGTGCTGTAAGTATAAGTTTAGATATCACAGATATGCGTAGCAGTGGAATGATGACTATCCTTAAAATTCTAGCTATAAATATACTCTTTATAATCATAGTTCTTATACTTATCAACCACTATATATCACCATATATGCAGCTCTTTTCAAATATGCAAAAAGGAATTAAAAAAGCGTATAGTGGAGATTTCACTCATGAGTTTGAAACTACAGTAAAAGGGGATGGAGCGAATATAGTATCGCAACTTAATACTCTGTTTCATAAAATGCAATCCACTTTTGGAGATATAAAATATAATCTCTCTACTTTTATTCCTCAAGGGTGTGTCTCATCTGCTGACCCACTTCATGAGGCGAAAACTATTATCGGAGAGTTATCTGATATCTATAAATTTAAAAAGACAATAGAACTTGACTCATCAAAAAGCTTAGTATACTCAAGAATTGTAGATGTACTGAAAAATAAATATAATCTACTTGATTTTACATTTTATGAAGTTTCTGTTATTCAAAACACACGCAAGGTTATATATACAACCAAAAGCAGTATATGTAATGAAGAAGTTAATAACGAGGCTTCACTTTGCCGTGCACATAGAACTAAAACAGATGTTATATCTACGGAGTTTACTGACCTATGTAAAACATGTAATTCAAGAAACCTTGAGTATGTATGTATACCATTTAATATAAATGAAGATAATGCACTTATTATCTCGATAGATAATTTAAATAATGATGAAGTAAGTAAAGTAAATGTATTTATTCCAAGCATCAAGAACTATTTAGAAGCTGCTAAACCAGTTATTGAGAGTAAGATTTTAATGGCAAAACTTCGCGACACATCTCTACGTGATGGAATGACTAGTCTATATAACAGAAGATTTTTAGAAGAGTTTATAGATACATTAGTTAATCAAGCACATAGAAAAGATGAAACTTATAGTGTTTTAATGCTTGATGTTGACTTCTTCAAAAGTGTTAATGATACTTATGGGCACGATATTGGTGACAAAGTTATTGTTGAGATAGGGAAACTACTTAAAGAAAGTATCCGAGAAGCTGATTTAGCAATAAGATATGGTGGAGAGGAGTTTGTCGTTATGCTTCACAATGCTGATGACGAAGGTACTCTTAAAGTTGCTAATCTTATACACTCTGCATTCTCTGAGCTTGTTTTTGATGTTGGTAATGGAGAGACTATCCAAAAAACTATGAGTATAGGTATCTCAAAGTACCCTACCGATGGTGATACTATCTGGAAGTGTATTAAGTTTGCTGATACTGCTCTATATGTTGCTAAAACTACGGGAAGAAATAAAATAGTTGAGTACACGATAGAGATGTCAGAGAGTGATGAGCTACGCTAA
- the mqnE gene encoding aminofutalosine synthase MqnE: MNRINFEDALKLYDMDFFELGDLADKCRKELHGNKTYFNINRHINPTNVCADVCLFCAYSATRKNPNQYTMSHEDILKIVEEIDKNGAKEVHIVSAHNPNVTLDWYLGIFKKIKTQYPHIHVKALTAAEVDFLSRHHKLSYDEVLDLMIENGVDSMPGGGAEIFDEKVRDKICKGKVTSDQWFEIHRKWHERGKKSNVTMLFGHVESRENRIDHMMRIRELQDKTGGFNCFIPLVYQTENNYLNIEAPITANEVLKTMAVSRLVLDNVPNLKAYWVTSTVNLALVAQEFGANDLDGTIEKESINSAAGAKSANGVNLEDFTALIKNSGFSPVERDSVYNELKVW, translated from the coding sequence ATGAATAGAATAAACTTTGAAGATGCTCTAAAACTTTATGATATGGATTTTTTTGAGCTTGGCGACCTTGCTGACAAATGCCGTAAAGAGCTACATGGCAATAAAACTTACTTTAATATAAACCGCCATATTAACCCAACAAACGTGTGTGCGGATGTATGTCTTTTTTGCGCATACTCCGCTACTCGTAAAAATCCCAATCAGTATACAATGAGTCATGAAGATATACTCAAGATAGTTGAAGAGATAGATAAAAATGGAGCTAAAGAGGTTCATATAGTCTCCGCGCATAATCCTAACGTTACGCTTGATTGGTACTTAGGAATATTTAAAAAGATTAAAACGCAGTATCCTCACATCCATGTAAAGGCATTAACTGCCGCTGAGGTAGATTTCTTGTCTCGTCATCATAAGTTAAGTTATGATGAGGTTTTAGACTTGATGATTGAAAATGGCGTTGACTCTATGCCGGGCGGTGGGGCTGAAATATTTGACGAGAAAGTAAGAGATAAGATATGCAAAGGAAAAGTGACGTCTGATCAGTGGTTCGAGATACATAGAAAATGGCATGAACGCGGTAAAAAATCCAATGTGACCATGCTCTTTGGTCATGTAGAATCTCGCGAAAATAGAATTGATCACATGATGAGAATTCGTGAGCTTCAAGATAAAACAGGCGGTTTTAACTGTTTTATTCCTCTTGTTTATCAGACAGAAAACAATTACTTAAATATAGAAGCTCCTATCACTGCAAATGAAGTACTAAAAACTATGGCAGTCTCGCGTTTAGTTTTAGATAACGTTCCTAACCTAAAAGCTTATTGGGTAACGTCTACCGTAAACCTTGCCTTAGTCGCGCAAGAGTTCGGAGCAAACGACCTTGATGGAACAATAGAAAAAGAGTCTATAAACTCAGCGGCAGGCGCAAAGAGCGCTAATGGCGTTAATCTAGAAGATTTTACTGCATTAATCAAAAATAGTGGTTTCTCTCCAGTTGAACGTGATAGCGTTTACAATGAACTTAAGGTTTGGTAA
- the lsrK gene encoding autoinducer-2 kinase: MEYLMAIDAGTGSVRAVIFDTQGNQLGVAQEEWTHLEEEGVANSMSFDFESNWDLVCECIKNSISDAGINTKDIVALSATSMREGIVLYDSDDKEIWAVANVDARASEEVKYLKENFEGIEEEFYRESGQTFALGALPRLMWLKNNRAELYDKVAHISMIGDWILARLSGVITSDPSNGGTTGIFSLAKRDWMSEMATKVGIKDDIFPSVLEVGTLMGNVTEAASEETGLSTSTKVVMGGGDVQLGSAGLGVVKAGEVAVLGGSFWQQVVNIPSQTPPPKDMNIRVNPHVINGLSQAEGITFFSGLVMRWFRDAFCDMEKLEAKERDIDVYEVLEEKASRVPVGSYGIMPIFSDSMKYSKWYHAAPSFLNLSIDAEVCNRASMFRSLQENAAIVSSINLENIKAFSGIEIQEIVFAGGGSKGALWSQILADVTGYRVKIPKVTEATALGAAMAAGVGSGIYDSLEDAAEKLVVWDKTYEPNLKNKKIYDEIKVKWQSAYRAQLNLVDENITTSMWQAPGL, encoded by the coding sequence ATGGAATACCTCATGGCCATAGATGCAGGAACGGGTAGTGTTCGCGCTGTGATATTTGATACTCAAGGAAATCAACTTGGAGTGGCCCAAGAAGAGTGGACACACCTTGAAGAAGAGGGCGTTGCTAACTCTATGAGTTTTGATTTTGAGTCAAATTGGGATTTGGTGTGCGAGTGTATAAAGAACTCGATTTCTGACGCTGGAATTAATACTAAGGATATTGTAGCGCTAAGTGCTACAAGTATGCGAGAGGGAATTGTACTTTATGATAGTGATGACAAAGAGATTTGGGCAGTTGCAAACGTTGATGCCAGAGCGAGTGAAGAAGTTAAGTATCTAAAAGAGAACTTTGAGGGTATAGAGGAGGAATTTTATAGAGAGAGTGGACAAACTTTTGCTCTTGGGGCTCTTCCGCGTTTGATGTGGCTTAAAAATAACAGAGCTGAACTTTATGACAAAGTAGCGCATATCTCTATGATAGGAGATTGGATTTTAGCTCGTCTCTCAGGTGTGATTACTAGTGATCCAAGTAATGGTGGAACTACGGGAATATTTTCTTTGGCTAAACGGGACTGGATGAGTGAGATGGCTACAAAAGTGGGCATCAAAGATGATATATTTCCAAGTGTTTTAGAAGTTGGAACTTTGATGGGAAACGTAACTGAAGCAGCTTCCGAAGAGACGGGACTCTCAACTTCTACAAAAGTGGTAATGGGTGGAGGCGACGTTCAGCTTGGTTCTGCTGGTCTTGGAGTTGTTAAAGCTGGAGAGGTTGCAGTGCTTGGTGGATCTTTTTGGCAGCAAGTTGTAAACATACCAAGTCAAACGCCACCTCCTAAAGATATGAATATACGAGTAAACCCTCATGTTATAAATGGACTCTCTCAAGCCGAAGGCATTACATTTTTCTCAGGTCTTGTAATGAGATGGTTTAGAGACGCATTTTGCGATATGGAAAAGTTAGAAGCTAAAGAGAGAGATATAGACGTATATGAAGTACTAGAGGAAAAGGCGAGTAGAGTTCCCGTAGGTTCATATGGAATTATGCCTATATTTTCTGACTCTATGAAGTACTCTAAATGGTACCATGCTGCACCTAGTTTTTTAAACCTGAGCATTGATGCTGAGGTGTGTAACAGAGCTTCAATGTTTAGAAGTTTACAAGAGAATGCTGCCATAGTCTCTAGCATTAATCTAGAAAATATAAAAGCTTTTAGTGGGATAGAGATACAAGAGATAGTTTTTGCAGGAGGAGGGAGTAAAGGAGCTCTTTGGTCACAAATACTTGCAGACGTCACAGGATATAGAGTGAAAATCCCTAAGGTGACTGAAGCAACGGCTCTTGGAGCTGCTATGGCTGCTGGAGTGGGCTCTGGAATATATGATTCGCTTGAGGATGCAGCTGAAAAACTTGTAGTTTGGGATAAAACATATGAGCCAAACCTGAAAAATAAAAAAATATATGATGAGATAAAAGTAAAATGGCAGAGTGCTTACAGGGCACAGTTAAATTTAGTAGATGAAAACATTACCACTTCTATGTGGCAAGCACCAGGGCTTTAG
- a CDS encoding DUF294 nucleotidyltransferase-like domain-containing protein produces MNLLAEIEDVIDENGSDFELSKLFKQYIKEYKESLPELFTKNQGKDFLVKHTKALDSIISTMYKTILRRMFGDYLPMRSSIPIAVVALGSYGREQLCVHSDIDLLIVFEEVEGYNTQLIIEKLFYLALDAGLKLGHRVHETKDLFRAANEDITIRTSLMESRLIIGSPFTWGSTQRELTRLRLYNQKEFLLAKVQEAQIRRKKFPISMEPNIKECVGGLRDSHLLHWISHTIYGTDSLRELSGKLFQEDSYKEYRIALELLYRVRSALHLVTGKQEDTLRLEYVPSVAKLLGIKNQKKLSSKVIEAGWRIDNFTRIFTKKMIRPYIYDKEMIPTLRKNRIQKGVYEFNNRIYVSFSLKIPHINRLLELLISLEDKVYKFDAGFLSKFTYSKISHPLEKKTYLLLKQLLMKQNSYSFLRLFYDAGILHELFPNFRKVLHLPQFDGYHHYPVDIHSIKCVESYENIKEPFIKDLYDTFTQEEKLFLKIVVFFHDTGKGRKQDHSEVGAKLIVPFAKKMGLKQDSIDRAVILVKHHILMSNVAFKENIHNEKTLYKFMSKIENVKNLNLLYVLTYADINGVGGDTYNSFNSKLLYDLYQSSLEVAQNSDRITDAKKRLIIEKRVQNLKEFKELPRTFGKKILGVESNLFFFKHTPIDILNIAQKAKETKEYSFITKADKSLTIEIYRRVPLNLGFLLASLSHLDVASMEIFTLFDGIKYFKIDFIKNIDGSELIALEEIIHASFDMDKVISVKSIEIKREEISIDCEHSLTHAEISIHTANQPGLLAYVMNCFEELKINIITAKIHSTKKKVRDSFLMDKQSNICNNVEDIYEKLSK; encoded by the coding sequence ATGAATTTATTAGCCGAAATAGAAGACGTCATAGATGAGAATGGTTCAGACTTTGAACTCTCTAAACTTTTTAAACAATATATAAAAGAGTACAAAGAGTCACTTCCTGAACTTTTTACAAAAAATCAAGGAAAAGACTTTTTAGTAAAACATACAAAAGCCTTAGACTCCATCATATCAACTATGTATAAAACTATACTTAGACGTATGTTTGGAGACTATCTTCCCATGAGAAGCTCCATTCCCATAGCTGTAGTCGCACTTGGAAGTTATGGCCGTGAACAGCTCTGTGTACATAGCGATATAGACCTACTTATAGTTTTTGAAGAGGTAGAGGGTTATAACACTCAGCTTATTATAGAAAAGCTATTTTATCTAGCGCTCGATGCAGGTCTCAAACTTGGACATCGTGTTCATGAAACAAAGGACCTCTTCAGAGCCGCTAATGAAGATATCACGATTCGTACGTCATTAATGGAGTCGCGTTTAATAATAGGTTCTCCTTTTACTTGGGGATCAACGCAACGTGAACTTACAAGACTAAGACTATATAATCAAAAAGAGTTCCTTCTTGCAAAAGTACAAGAAGCTCAAATAAGAAGAAAAAAATTCCCAATTTCAATGGAGCCTAACATAAAAGAGTGCGTTGGAGGTCTTCGCGACTCACATCTTCTTCACTGGATTTCTCATACCATTTATGGAACAGATAGTCTTCGTGAACTCTCAGGTAAACTCTTTCAAGAAGACTCTTATAAAGAGTATAGAATTGCGCTAGAACTTCTTTATCGCGTACGAAGCGCCCTTCACCTTGTCACTGGTAAACAGGAGGACACTCTTAGACTTGAGTATGTTCCAAGCGTCGCTAAATTACTCGGAATAAAAAATCAAAAAAAACTCTCTTCAAAGGTTATTGAAGCGGGATGGAGAATAGATAACTTCACAAGAATATTTACGAAAAAGATGATCCGTCCATATATCTATGATAAAGAGATGATTCCCACACTTAGGAAAAACAGAATACAAAAAGGCGTATATGAGTTTAACAATAGAATATATGTCTCGTTTAGCTTAAAAATCCCTCATATAAATAGACTATTAGAACTCCTTATAAGCTTAGAAGATAAAGTATATAAATTCGACGCTGGTTTTTTAAGTAAATTTACATACTCTAAAATATCACATCCTTTAGAGAAAAAAACCTATTTACTTTTAAAACAACTTCTTATGAAACAAAATTCCTATAGCTTTTTAAGGCTCTTTTATGATGCGGGTATTCTCCATGAACTCTTTCCAAACTTCAGAAAAGTTTTACATCTGCCTCAGTTTGATGGTTATCACCACTATCCAGTAGACATTCACTCTATAAAATGCGTTGAGTCATATGAAAATATTAAAGAGCCTTTTATAAAAGATTTATATGATACGTTTACCCAAGAAGAAAAACTTTTTTTAAAAATTGTTGTATTTTTTCACGACACTGGAAAAGGCAGAAAGCAAGACCATAGTGAAGTTGGAGCAAAACTCATCGTTCCATTTGCTAAAAAGATGGGACTCAAACAAGACTCTATAGATCGTGCAGTAATACTTGTAAAACATCATATTCTCATGAGTAATGTGGCGTTTAAAGAAAATATTCATAATGAGAAAACGCTCTATAAGTTCATGTCAAAAATCGAAAACGTTAAAAACCTAAACCTTTTATATGTACTAACCTATGCAGACATAAATGGTGTTGGAGGTGACACATATAACTCTTTTAACTCTAAACTACTATATGATCTTTATCAAAGTTCTCTTGAAGTAGCGCAAAATAGCGACAGAATCACCGATGCAAAAAAACGCCTTATCATAGAAAAAAGAGTTCAGAATCTTAAAGAGTTTAAAGAGTTGCCTAGAACATTTGGTAAAAAAATTCTTGGAGTTGAATCAAATCTATTTTTCTTTAAACATACACCAATTGACATCTTAAATATTGCTCAAAAAGCTAAAGAGACAAAAGAGTACAGCTTTATAACTAAGGCGGATAAATCTTTAACTATTGAGATATACAGACGTGTTCCACTAAATCTTGGCTTTTTACTCGCTTCACTTTCTCACCTAGATGTTGCTTCAATGGAAATCTTTACACTCTTTGATGGTATAAAATATTTTAAAATTGACTTTATAAAAAATATTGATGGAAGTGAACTTATAGCACTTGAAGAGATTATTCATGCATCCTTTGACATGGATAAAGTTATAAGTGTCAAAAGTATAGAGATAAAAAGAGAAGAGATAAGTATAGATTGTGAGCACTCTCTAACTCATGCTGAAATTTCTATTCATACTGCAAATCAGCCTGGACTTCTCGCTTATGTGATGAACTGCTTTGAAGAGTTAAAAATAAACATCATAACCGCAAAAATCCACTCTACAAAAAAGAAAGTAAGAGATAGTTTTTTAATGGACAAACAGAGCAATATATGCAATAATGTCGAAGATATTTACGAAAAGTTGTCAAAATAA
- a CDS encoding putative quinol monooxygenase: protein MTITKSVTFIAKEGSEEKMKELLTAMVIPSKAEDGCIFYEIFQYEKDRKRFMAVETWRDEAALDGHKASAHYKVYKSSYEPYCDDKYSDELEVLG from the coding sequence ATGACAATTACTAAGAGTGTAACATTTATAGCCAAAGAGGGGAGTGAAGAGAAGATGAAAGAACTCCTCACAGCAATGGTAATCCCTAGCAAGGCAGAAGATGGTTGTATATTTTATGAGATATTTCAGTATGAAAAAGATAGAAAAAGATTTATGGCAGTAGAGACTTGGAGAGATGAAGCTGCACTTGATGGGCATAAAGCTTCAGCACACTATAAAGTATACAAGTCTTCGTATGAGCCATATTGTGATGATAAATATTCAGATGAACTCGAAGTTTTAGGCTAA
- a CDS encoding class II aldolase/adducin family protein: protein MQNLFDDKKAQECQSDLDLRVYTSNLLGQSDELVLHGGGNTSVKSKVDGEDILFVKGSGWDLVSIKAEGFAPVKLDTLLEMAKLEKLSDSEMVSGQKAAMIDSSAPNPSVEAILHALIPFKFVDHTHADAIVTISNSKTGKESIKKLFPNFLIVDYVMPGFILAHTIYKLTQGIDWKTLDGIILHNHGIFTFDEDAKASYEKMIDAVTLGEEFLDENAILEISSEFNSTKCDMSKITEAISELKGYSVSLNINQTPLANHYASQENLRELASRGVLTPEHIIRTKRIPLIMEDTDLEAGLQRYMDSYKEYFDTFATDEIMLNAAPNYMVIKNIGVISFGKNKKEAAIVNDIVEHTMKAVLRADKLGGYESISLKDSFEMEYWELEQAKLKK from the coding sequence ATGCAAAATTTATTTGATGATAAAAAAGCGCAAGAGTGTCAAAGTGATTTAGATTTAAGAGTGTATACGTCAAACCTTTTAGGTCAAAGTGATGAGCTAGTACTTCATGGTGGTGGAAACACCTCTGTAAAGAGTAAGGTTGATGGTGAAGATATACTTTTTGTTAAAGGGAGTGGTTGGGACTTAGTAAGCATAAAGGCTGAGGGTTTTGCACCAGTTAAGTTAGATACTCTTTTAGAGATGGCAAAGTTGGAAAAACTGAGTGATAGTGAGATGGTAAGTGGACAAAAAGCGGCTATGATAGACAGTTCTGCTCCTAATCCATCAGTTGAAGCTATATTACATGCCTTAATCCCTTTTAAATTTGTAGACCACACGCATGCTGACGCTATTGTGACTATATCAAACTCTAAAACAGGTAAGGAGAGTATCAAAAAACTCTTTCCAAACTTTTTAATAGTTGATTACGTAATGCCTGGCTTCATACTAGCGCATACTATTTACAAACTAACGCAAGGTATTGATTGGAAAACTTTAGATGGGATAATTTTACATAACCATGGAATTTTTACTTTTGATGAAGACGCTAAAGCTTCATATGAGAAGATGATAGATGCGGTAACTCTTGGGGAAGAGTTTTTAGACGAAAACGCGATCTTAGAGATTTCGAGTGAGTTTAACAGTACTAAATGCGACATGTCAAAAATAACTGAGGCTATATCTGAATTAAAAGGTTATAGCGTTTCACTCAACATTAACCAAACGCCATTAGCGAACCATTATGCTTCACAAGAGAACTTAAGAGAGTTGGCCTCTCGTGGCGTTTTAACGCCAGAGCATATTATAAGAACTAAGCGAATCCCACTTATTATGGAAGATACAGACTTAGAAGCTGGACTTCAAAGATATATGGACTCATATAAAGAGTATTTTGATACGTTTGCCACAGATGAGATTATGCTAAACGCGGCGCCAAACTATATGGTGATAAAAAACATTGGTGTTATTTCTTTTGGAAAGAACAAAAAAGAGGCAGCCATAGTTAATGACATAGTAGAACATACTATGAAAGCTGTTCTAAGAGCCGATAAGCTTGGTGGGTATGAGAGTATAAGTCTTAAAGATAGTTTTGAGATGGAGTACTGGGAATTAGAGCAGGCCAAGCTTAAGAAATAG